From Xyrauchen texanus isolate HMW12.3.18 chromosome 15, RBS_HiC_50CHRs, whole genome shotgun sequence:
TTGTACTCTCTAAAGTAAAGGTGAGGTCAACCAATTTCAGTTTGAAAATGTGTTCAAATCTAgtttacaaaatatattatttcttaatgaaaaaatattttctggtTATTTATTATCCATTTTCAAGAAGAATGAATATAGTCAGGGCTCGCACTGATACAGCTCTAAAGTGTTGTATCAAATGAAGTGTTCTTGACAGGGAGATTATTGCAGCAGGAACTCTTCTttgattttgcatttattttatcaagcgTTGTTTTTGGCCAGTAGAATAATAGCAATTGCTCTGTTGTACAGATCTATTCTGTAGATGAACTTGACTGTTTGTGTATATCCTGTCTTCCTTTTATTtggaaaactattttaaatatattgaaaCTCATAGGTTACTATTTTTTTAAGCACAAAATTAAAAGTGTATTATTCCACACTACAAGAATGGGAGCATGATGTACCTGTTCCATTTGAATGTGGTGTTTGAAATTCTTGCTATTTAATTATATGTGAACTTTTAGAAACTGACATTTTCTGTTtagatgtaaacatttaaatctaaattaaaatgcTTACCAATAATGTCTGTCTTGTCTCACTTGCATGTTTTTTACATTATCAACAGGCGCATAATGATCATAGCCTATAAGTACCTAAAGCTACCGATTTACATTTATGACCTAATATTAAATTCATATACTTTGTGATTAAATCTATTGCACGATTTGTATGAGTTAACGAATTTAAGGAATAAAGGTGTTAGCAGGTATGATTTGTCTACTTTTCTAAAGAGCAAAATACTGACAACAGGTCAACAGAAATACATAATAATTATCTTCATAAAAGattaagatttaaaaataaaataaaataaaacccacCACATAATGGGACACTAAtggcaaaaatatgctaataaaaAAGCGCTTACATTGATTCAACTTTTAAATCTTGTGTATTTGTACTGTAAattgtttttacaattatttCGGGGTTTAGGGTAACAaggttacgtcgtcatggcaacgaactAAAACTTTAAAAGAAAAGGGTTGTACGCATATTtgacacacattttgtttacgtattgtggctatacttttgaaactgtgagtattttaatgtttacggaaaAGCCCTTTACACAgattttaccttttttttcttttttttttacattatgccacaaataatgtCGTTTGAGCTTCACTTTTATTGaggctgaaatattcctttaaaaaaaatatatttagaatataATACAACTTGGCTTAATTATGAAGATGATGATCTTATTGATTAAAATTAACGGTTAAGCGAGGCGATTGATACGTCAGTATACTCAACTGATATCTGCTGTTCTCCAGAAATCATACGGTAAAATCAATGCTTTAACCTTCTTCGATGAAGATGCCTTTACAAAAGAAAATCAGTTGATCTAGCCTCgaataacaacaaaacacaatcGCTTCCAAAAACGGCACATTTCCATTATCTAGCAGTCCGGGGAAAATGCAGATTCTACAAATGCGAAATGCGATGAAACAGACAATTAATTTGTTGTTAAGTAAAAATAATCGACATTTACTTTACCCGCCAATCCAATAGGTGACGCCATGCCCTTATTTACTTGTATCCAGTGAAACATTAAATACAGCAGCAGTGGTGAAACACGCCTGCGTTACACGTCCTCCAGGAGAACTTACTGATGTTTACAAACCTGTTAGAGCAAGTAAAAGCTTTGCAATATTCAAGGTTTGTTATCATCTCAGCTGTTTAGTGACGGTATGTATTTGGCATTGCAAATAGAGAGATGTTTGCTGCTATCGCTGACCAGGCGGTTTCATTCAAATGTTTGCTTTAATATCTCATTACAATTCTTGATAATCAAATGCTACCCGATTTCCTTTGGGTTTTAAAATAATTAGTCATAAAGGCAAATGTTACGGTGTTAAACCATGTAGTATTTGTCCCTGTGGCGTCATTGCGGAAGGTTATCTGTTTAAACTTTTAGCGGTTCTTCCTTTGCCTTTACACTTGGAGTCGGATATTTGCCGCCGTGCTTCTATCCATTCCGCTCATTTAAAAGATGTCCAAGAGTGAAAAGTACACTTGTTCATTTTAATCCCATATTTGGTCTATGCCATTAAAACATTTGCTGCTGTCAGTCAAAAATACAGGGGCTGGATGTCAAAGACGAGTGAGTGGCCTTTAGCATTTTGGGCATCACAGGCGCTTTCAAACCACATGATGTCTAAATATGCTGTCTTGTAGTCTGCTCTCTGGGTTTTAAAACACGGCATATCTGCCATGATTCAGCTATCCAAAGCATACTCCAATCGTCCTTCGTTTTACAAATGTGTAAATGCAgtggaaagtgtttttttttttttcttgatccGCTGGGCATAACGAGTGTTGTTTCAGGCTagttttatgacatcaataaaagtaaaaaaaaaatatatatatatatataagttcacAACATTTATGGTAGTTCTGGCCTGATTGTCCTTGTAAGTGTATTTTGTTAATATAAATCTGATTAATGTTCAAGTTACTTTGCTAACAAAGCATTCATCCATCTCTGCTTTAGGTTTTGTCAAGAATTTAGAGTCACTATGCTGGCGAAAAAATCTGTAAAGAGACAAAGAGTTACAGCAACTGTGGACTTGGTGGTAGTGAAAAAACTCAAAGGTAAGCTATTGTGGTGTGACACTTGTTTGTGCtcatgtttattatctttatacCAGATAATCTAGCATGCAACCTTCTTAAGAATTTTGTCTTTGATCTTCCagtctattttattctatatagATTACTGTGGTGTTGATGTCAATGTGTAATTAGCTACCGTATTTACAGGTTATATAGTTGTCAATTTATCATGAGAACTTTAGTGTTTAGGGGATGTAATAATAACTGGAAGCAGTGcagggagattttaaaacaacagtaattcataattcaatgcacaataggtatgtgtttgagtaaaattaaaaaaaaaatttttatttaaagtactgacaacatttctcccaaataaaaatattgtcatttagataatttatttacagaaaatgacaacaggtcaaaataacaaaaaagatgcagtgttttcagaccttgaataatgcaaagaaaacaagatcataaatatttaaacaatacTAATATGtcaacttaggaagagttcagaaatcaatatttggtggaataaccctgattttcaaatcacagctttcatgcatcttagCATGCTCTCTACTAgactttcacattgctgttgggtgattttatgccactcctggcgcacaaattcaagcagctcgattttgtttgattgcttgtggtaatccatctctctcttgatcacattccagaggtttcaATGGGGTTCTGGAGATAGGGCTGGCCATGATatggtcttgatctggtggtcctccatccacaccttgatttaCCTGGCcaagtcaatcaaggtgtggctggaggaccaccagatcaagaccctgtcatggccagccctaTCTCCAACAAAACCGCCACTGAAAAcaccatcttttttgttattttgaccatttgccattttctgcaaataaatgtatCTAAATGACTATTTATATTTGAGAGAAATGTTGTCGTTactttatataataaaacaaaattatacaattttactcaaacacatacctataaatggtAAATTCAGAGAAACTGGTAATTTTGCAGTGCTCtccattttttccagagctgtatatataaaagtgtacattttattttatattgtatttagaactattttaatcacatttaagtcTCTAAAAATGTGtagtgacaaatacattttaaaaactaaatttcatttatgtaattaacttaaaataatacagctgtcctgtttgaaatttcatgtcaactacacattttaaactaaattatTAATGAGTTGAAACCTAAAGTTAAGCAGAATTACATGTATAACAATGAAATGCTTGTATCTCGAAAaagtgctgtctgaatgtgatctgccaggtccagTTTACTCAGTTTACTTACAGTTCGGTGGTGTCAGAAAACGAACATTATCAGTGACTGTGACATTTTCACGTAGTAAAAGGTTATTGTAGACTCACCATACCCTCTGTGCTCCCAcacgtaatccattttgatcgactcttcacagtagcttcaatacaaacaggaagttgaaTGACAAAATTCGGAAGAACAGAGCGCTGAAAAGGGGTTGGGCTGAATAAggtaatataacatttatttttagctTATTGAATGTTTCTGGGATTGTAGCCATTATAGTGAGCATTAGAGAAATTTACACACCtcaatgttgttccaaatttgtatctttcttccatggaacagatTATCAAATTATgattgtctcagtcaccatttacttccatgcatcttttttttttttttgacgaaagtgaatggtgacttgggCTAATGTTCTGTCtaaaatgtccttttgtgtttatatatctcctacatgtttggaacaacatgaggataaataaatgacagaattgtatttttatgtgaAGGATCTCTTTAAACATGGGAGTACAATTCATGGGTAGACTTCTGGAAACAAATTAGAACTTGTGAAACGAGtagaacttttttgtttttgcaaataaaaaccacttgacttgaaaaatTCGGTTTTATGTATATCTGTGAACCTATTTATGCGTTGTGGATGTGGTTGTTGTTTAGTTTCCCACAGTAGTCATGGCCAGGAAAAGGGCCTGGTGCTTGTTCTCGGGCAGGGTGACGTTGGACAGCTTGGCCTGGGAGAGGATGTGCTTGAAAGGAAAAAACCGGCCCTGTTGACTCTTCCTGAGGGTATCGTGCAGGCCATTGCTGGGGGCATGCACACAGTCTGCCTCAGTGACACTGGAAATGTAAGTTTAGTACAAACAAAACCCTTGCATAGTCATCAACACCCATCATCTGTGTAATACCATCTTTCTAAATGGggatgggtaaaaatatagatttcacTATGCATCTGCATTCCAACAATCCCAATATCGCTTCTTAAATCTTAAGTTTTATTTGAGTTAAGCACAcacatatgcaaccaaatttctAATATGTGATGTATATCGTGCAGCAGAATCTggcattaaacatttacatttatgcatttggcagacgcttttatccaaagcgacttacagtgcacttattacagggacaatccccctggagcaacctggagataagtgtcttgctcaaggacacaatggtggtggttgtgggattcgaaccagtgtccttctgattaccagttacatgcttagaccactacaccaccaccactccatacactagtacagaaaaaattaaacacatttgcGCAGTGCAGTTGAAGCCTGGTTTTCAAGCGAGTGAAGCTCTCGCAACTGATGTGCTCTGCTCTGTACTAGTGTATTTCTGGAGTTCACGCTTCAACTGGGATTCCCTCACTATCAGCGGGACAGTGCAGAGCTTATCATTTGATATCACCATGGCTTCCCTTGATGATCATAAGGCAAAGCAGACCTCAAAGACTCATTTGAATTCTGAAAATTATTAGTTTAAAGCTCTATCGAGGCTGTTAAGCCTCTCAAAAAGCTGGACAGCCCCCTACATTCTATTCAGAACTGATGAGGAAAAAAAGACATATGCATATGTGTTTTGAATGTACAATATAACTGATTTAGCAGCAAGGTTCTCTCTGGATtttatctgttaacattttcagtgcattttgtcaatattaaacAGCCATTTTTAATGCAGCTGGTGAGAATTGACTTGTACTTTCAAAGagatggtttacccaaaaatgaaaattggatcacactttacaaaaaagttccatttgttaatgttagttaagtaTATCAGTTAacgtgaactaacaataaacggcactttaatataatttgttaatgttaattattaattaattccaACACacagtatattaatatattttcatacattaaaataaaaaagttgtatatgttaacattagttcatgtacTGTGTTCTTTTTCAGTAACTATCAATACtaagattgataaatgctgtgaaatgttcatgatagctaatgcattatctaatgttaatgtaccttattgtaaagtgttaccaaaaattatgacatcattaaaACTGTCTAACTTTCtatattatgtggaacacaaaagatgatgtaagTTTCAGTCTCAatccacttttattttatggagagagaaaaaagatgcagtgaatattgactgagactaacattctgccaaaaatctAATTCTGTGTTCTTCAGcagagagaaattcatacaggcttgAGGATTAGTACTGATTTACTGTGTTGTTAATCCCTATCAGGTGTTAATGATGACTATGGaggcatttctttttttcttatgtcctttcttttgtttttgtctccggacaatttacttttttactcagacaagtgaatgaccaatttatttgtccgaaggacaagcacatgacgaTGCTTAATGTTGAGTCCTGTAATAGGTGTTTTCCCGACGACTGCATAATTCCAgccagaaagtttggaagaaGCAGTCCAAATGGACTTGGTTTCAAAGCTGCATTCTACAGCTCCGGTGTGAGAACATTTTAGCATTAATCCGAATGAGAGACGAGTCCATTAACGTGAACAAGCCGGTATGCTAACTTTGCTTAAAATCAGTGGCAATACAACCTAAAAGCTCATCTAAAACATAACTATCCCATCCAGTTTCAGAGCTGGGAACAAAAACCGCCATTGTAGATGGAGAAGGGCCTtcccaattaaattttttttggacATTACGATTCCAATATCTGAATATTCTAAAGAATTAAAAGTTCATTGCTCTTTGCAAGGGTGTACTtgtattattatgctattatcaTTTATATCAGTGGCttaaaatggtcttaaaatgacaatataatTTATTTGCAATTATTTCTGGGACAGTATATCATCCAACAAAGTTAGTTATTTTGACAGGCCTATTTGTGTTGCTTTATCCTCATGTGACCCAGAGGCACAATTATCAGAACTGTTCCATGTCTGCtcggactttgctgatgacaaaatggaggctcactgggggaaatgcatacttgtttTGCCGGCCATACGTGGGTCAGCACGTCCTGGTAATTTATATacgccactactgttgtgttgtccgaaTGAATCGGAATGTGATTCACAATATTggaatgaaaaatctctcaaagctagaaagacaaCCAGTAGCTAGGTGGATAACATGCCACGCCTGTTTCGCACCTATCCAAGTGTCGAAAGTCGGCATCAATATCACACCACGCCCCAACCTATGTTGGATGCGTCTGTGGTTCAGATTCTAATTCTGAAAATTAGACCCAGCATAGCACCCTGTTGGTAGAAGGCTGGTGCTGCCCATGGTGCTAGAGCACCATGATGCACATGTGCCCGAGGCTCCAGGTGGAACATTGCTTGTGTCAGTACTGGAGAGGTATCATGTGTAACAGACCTTACGGTATGATGATGCTGACATAAAACCCAGCAATCTCTGAAATTACTTCTATGTTAGTGTTTTTCCAGTTTGAACCAAGTACTCGCTTAGTCATGAGGTGCGAATGCATGCTCAAGGAGTCGAGATGAACTGCTTTTCACCCATTTGACGTTAGATGAGATTTTTCATATGGCAAAGCAGAAAGTCTTTGTGTTCActcagtagtgcctctgattggctagtaataaccaatcgctaaggtaattcaaaacacacaccattaattttcaatgggaTGAGTGCCACATCGATAaatttttgtgaatgtgcggggagctGGCTCATACTGTGGTCGGACCACAGGTTGCAAAGCGCCGGTGAAGTAAGGTGGGCAGCATACAAACTGAATCATACGACCTTGCTTGATCATTTTAAAAACCTAGTTCTGACTCGCCCGTCAGGACTTGCCACGCATTCGTGCAACGGGACAGCAGGCTTATTAATTTATATGAAACCACCTCTATCTTGTTCTTATTTGAGAAGATTGTTTATTTTGGCTCGTAACACCGGTGTGTCTTCGGACAGAACCGTGGATGACAACACCGTTGAAACAGGGCGGCCGATGTGCAGATTGGATTGTATTGACATGGAAATACCAGTAAGGGCTCGCCCCGCATCCGCGTAACTGGAcagggcaatttggtttgttcaTTGTATGAAATAATGCACTGCTTACCAttgggaagcggttgtgcataatgtgtgtgctttgaagtgGGAAACCTCTTTACTGAAAAAGTGTGAGCGTCTCGTGCATGTGCAACgatcacattttaatttattttttgcattatttattgcatgtgattaaatgtgagACAGATGACATTTTGAACAACCGTTCATTTCCCGACAAACTGCACTGGGAAAGATGGGAACAGCATTGTGTGTCAGGAATGCTTTTCCTGTGTGGgggatttaatttttttccctttGGTGCAGGGTTTGCGCTGAGGCAGCTGCCTTCGTTTGGGCCACAGCTTGCGTTGTTTTGCTGGTGGTGGAACTGAGGCAGCAGGTGTGGGGTTTTTAGCCGGGTGCTGGCCTGAGACAGAGCGAGCCGGTTGTGATGAAGTACTACTCCGTTTTGGCTGGAGACACCGGAGCATCAAATAAATCGGCAACCACCATTTGTTTTATTAagtgattttttatatatatatatatatatatatatatatatatatatatatatacatacatacatacatgcaataCAATATGGGCACATTTCATATATTTGATTTAGACATCATATTGATGAAATACAAGGAATTTATGcattatttcaaatatttcattaaaaaaaatttgtgaagTGATTAGCTTCTTAATGCACAAGTTGGAATGTCCCCTGTATAACTTACCCTTAGCAGAGAGTGATCATTTCTTTTCATATGTCatcaaaatggacattgtaactgAAGTatgaaccatttttatttttatttaattctgaatggagagcttgtgaatctgaatAAAATTAAATTGGGAAagctgtatcaatacccagccctatttaaaaaaaatctctcgATGTTATATTGTCATATCCATATTTAGCTAAACATCAGAGGACTGAAATTACCTATTGTCCAGTGCAGCGTTTGCAAACTTTTACTTTGTTTTCCCCCATAGACACATCATTGGTCTAGTGTAACAGGTgctaattatttttcatttctgtGCAGGTTTATACATTTGGCTGTAATGATGAGGGTGCATTGGGTCGCGACACATCAGAGGAGGGCACCGAGATGGTTCCGGCCAAGGTGGATCTTGGAGAGACTGTTGTACAGGTTTCTGCAGGGGACAGCCACACTGCTGCCCTCACAGAGGAAGGAGTTGTCTATGTCTGGGGCTCTTTTAGAGTGAGTGTTTTAACCTTGAAGGATCTGTGTTGCTTGTAGCTGAGCAGAAATGTTGTGGTAGATTGATTTAACTTCTCTGATTTGTTACAGGATAATAATGGTGTCATTGGACTCCTGGAGCCCATGAAAAAGTGCATGTTGCCTGTCAAAGTTCCTTTTGACAAGCCCGTGGTTAAAATAGTCTCAGGTGGGTCAAAGGAATTCACACTGTGCATGTGGTTTTGGAAGTCATTATATAATTTCTCTTATAAGAATTTTCTGGATTCAATCTAAAGGAAATGATCACTTGGTGATGCTGACTGCGAATGGAGAGCTGTACACATCAGGATGTGGAGAACAAGGCCAGCTAGGAAGGGTGGCGGAGCACTTCGCTAACCGTGGAGGCAGGAAAGGATTGagtatgtatttttgttttttgaattgTCACTTTGAGCTTTAGAGAATAAATGTACCATGAATCACTGTGAATCTGAGCCTATCCTTTTCCAGAGTTATGATGGAAGTTCTTAGTGTTCATGTAATTTTTCATATACATTTTGCCCAGTGAGGCTCCTGGAGCCGCAGATGGTTACCATGAAACCACGGGGCAAGTTCGTCTTCACTGATGTCTTTTGTGGAGCATACTTAACTTTTGCTGTGTCTAAAGAGGGTCATGTTTATGGCTTTGGCCTTTCCAATTACCACCAGCTTGGTAAGCTTGTTGGTTCACTCATTCTTGAATATTGAAGGAATTGTTAATTTATATAAGTTCCAAATCCGTATGACTGAATTATGTGCAATGCATGTAGAAAATGTCATGTTTTTAAGTGAGTTAATGTTGGCATACTAAGAATGTTACAATGTATTGAATTTCAAAATATTGTGaaccaaaataaatgatgaacCATATTGAggcaaaattcacttttttttttttttggtccatgtgatcataaattaaatgactCCTCAAACAATAAGATATGGATTTTTTCTCTTCACTGTTTGCAGGATTCGCACAAGATCCTTGAAGTGCTTGGATTTAGCTTTATGAAATttaagtactggaatacctgaGAAATCCCCTTGCTTTTTTAAAAGTGCttgaaattaaaatggaaaatttcttccgtgtaatgtgtgtccatcaaagatgtgATCCACGCACTAAACTTTAATTTGAataatgcttttttaatttttttcatttttgaggggtgggtaaaaatgaagattttcggatacatcttcatttgaatgatctctatttcaattcttaaatcccaagatcaatattTTACTCTGTGCAGCCCTCTA
This genomic window contains:
- the LOC127656307 gene encoding regulator of chromosome condensation-like isoform X1, coding for MFTNLLEQVKALQYSRFCQEFRVTMLAKKSVKRQRVTATVDLVVVKKLKVSHSSHGQEKGLVLVLGQGDVGQLGLGEDVLERKKPALLTLPEGIVQAIAGGMHTVCLSDTGNVYTFGCNDEGALGRDTSEEGTEMVPAKVDLGETVVQVSAGDSHTAALTEEGVVYVWGSFRDNNGVIGLLEPMKKCMLPVKVPFDKPVVKIVSGNDHLVMLTANGELYTSGCGEQGQLGRVAEHFANRGGRKGLMRLLEPQMVTMKPRGKFVFTDVFCGAYLTFAVSKEGHVYGFGLSNYHQLGTQNTNTCFVPVKLTSFKNSTTSWVGLSGGQHHTLCLNSEGQVYSLGRAEYGRLGLGKDAGEKSEPTSVSGVSNAQVVACGASVSYAVTKQGSVFAWGMGTNLQLGTGEEDDEWSPVEMTGKQLENRVVFSVSSGGQHTVLLVKDKQES
- the LOC127656307 gene encoding regulator of chromosome condensation-like isoform X2, coding for MLAKKSVKRQRVTATVDLVVVKKLKVSHSSHGQEKGLVLVLGQGDVGQLGLGEDVLERKKPALLTLPEGIVQAIAGGMHTVCLSDTGNVYTFGCNDEGALGRDTSEEGTEMVPAKVDLGETVVQVSAGDSHTAALTEEGVVYVWGSFRDNNGVIGLLEPMKKCMLPVKVPFDKPVVKIVSGNDHLVMLTANGELYTSGCGEQGQLGRVAEHFANRGGRKGLMRLLEPQMVTMKPRGKFVFTDVFCGAYLTFAVSKEGHVYGFGLSNYHQLGTQNTNTCFVPVKLTSFKNSTTSWVGLSGGQHHTLCLNSEGQVYSLGRAEYGRLGLGKDAGEKSEPTSVSGVSNAQVVACGASVSYAVTKQGSVFAWGMGTNLQLGTGEEDDEWSPVEMTGKQLENRVVFSVSSGGQHTVLLVKDKQES
- the LOC127656307 gene encoding regulator of chromosome condensation-like isoform X3, which encodes MRCGCGCCLVSHSSHGQEKGLVLVLGQGDVGQLGLGEDVLERKKPALLTLPEGIVQAIAGGMHTVCLSDTGNVYTFGCNDEGALGRDTSEEGTEMVPAKVDLGETVVQVSAGDSHTAALTEEGVVYVWGSFRDNNGVIGLLEPMKKCMLPVKVPFDKPVVKIVSGNDHLVMLTANGELYTSGCGEQGQLGRVAEHFANRGGRKGLMRLLEPQMVTMKPRGKFVFTDVFCGAYLTFAVSKEGHVYGFGLSNYHQLGTQNTNTCFVPVKLTSFKNSTTSWVGLSGGQHHTLCLNSEGQVYSLGRAEYGRLGLGKDAGEKSEPTSVSGVSNAQVVACGASVSYAVTKQGSVFAWGMGTNLQLGTGEEDDEWSPVEMTGKQLENRVVFSVSSGGQHTVLLVKDKQES